In a single window of the Methanolobus psychrophilus R15 genome:
- a CDS encoding von Willebrand factor type A translates to MGKDTGTLDHLTEEEISELISSHFPKLDSTDILRLTGGFEAFEKHELEAILTPGARVLKRGLRVLMAYLKASPGVYRLLAEEDFYKWLLIAQKVSVLSVSCCEGFFDSSAGVISRGDLPLLERWADKGISYAEKSKWLAIAYFKYTGVVVGSTDFDNFKQLVTIGRDFADSNVNVAEEYFKNLPLLQTLLSAQDFVLWCGIIERILKIYWLAAVDIINATPGVLSDVPVHRRRIVLEELDAFIVHGGTAILALFRNAPYAIGKLDDRNMHRWASIASEISKRDTEASVSFMNWSPEILSYLEMDEIEDWVNKGIDTLSDKHAFRAYVYGSFKGMGRNSDHLGWDERSLLLDTGAKLALVNPECLEKYFENAPDAFKMLEKENFGEWVSIGIAISEQSSTYGSSYFKNSVSSLRIIAPSYHGDIFRTSRNLLEKDWLLAGAFFDNLPQVIEKIGVEDIRRWAGTGIRVYEHTQKLAVDYFSHSPMLMKDLGVCELEEWALNGIKIMDDNPLLGRPYFSLRSKSSRDFIEELTGSVALQKVAAILRYYALGLSGVNFSILSRKVLQLEEDADTINPVVAGRTIYLAPRIKKYRGFDDNFRIYKLSVMHEVGHVQFSSMEIPSRESSGLIEAIMEKYGREKDGTYMDQVHLEKVRDSSDTVDISDIVALFPNEPLAASILGVLEDARVEYMIMDSYRGVRSDLENIRHQMLMERPVPEDGLEKFMEALLWLSTGHEPAFALTGTTAEMTENVRNSLDKNILRQDSSILDCLEVTFDIYKILDNQFGPLGAREYEILKNIEYRGMGLGAYGNKEPLSSRAYENVIKRFIPESETDLTAEKERPKEEKVKSKSSYAKDKDWKILGSYRYDEWDTSISDYKTDWCTVKEVEPVGVSADYYRDASERYRNEIALIKRVFSRMRPEAFHRMRKQVDGTEIDIDAFLEALIDKKGGINPEDRLYIRWDKHERDVATLFLVDVSASTRKVLGMDGRSIVDVEKDALIVMIQALESIGDKYAIYAFSGNTREDVEYFVIKEFEEELSGDVARRISLLEPVANTRLGPAIRHSITKLEQVNARTKIMMLLSDGEPYDTCTGEGAYQGQLAEEDTRIAIQEVRSREMHFFCITVDNNPGEYLDNIFSDVGYTIIDDARVLPESLPLLYKRITT, encoded by the coding sequence TTGGGGAAGGATACAGGTACTTTGGATCATCTCACGGAAGAAGAGATTTCAGAACTGATAAGCTCTCACTTCCCAAAACTGGACAGCACCGATATTTTAAGGCTGACAGGAGGATTTGAGGCTTTTGAGAAGCATGAGCTCGAGGCTATCCTTACTCCCGGGGCCAGGGTGTTGAAGAGGGGCCTAAGGGTCCTCATGGCTTACCTGAAAGCATCGCCTGGAGTTTACAGGCTTCTTGCTGAGGAGGACTTCTATAAGTGGCTCCTTATTGCACAGAAAGTGTCTGTCCTGAGTGTATCCTGTTGTGAGGGGTTCTTTGATTCCTCAGCAGGCGTCATTAGCAGAGGGGACCTGCCTTTGCTTGAAAGATGGGCAGATAAGGGAATATCTTATGCAGAAAAAAGTAAATGGCTAGCTATCGCTTATTTCAAATACACAGGTGTCGTCGTTGGTTCAACGGATTTTGACAATTTCAAGCAGTTAGTTACGATAGGCAGGGATTTTGCAGACTCGAATGTGAACGTTGCAGAGGAATATTTCAAGAACCTGCCCCTTCTGCAGACCCTGCTATCAGCCCAAGACTTTGTTCTATGGTGTGGTATCATAGAACGTATTCTCAAAATATACTGGCTAGCTGCAGTGGACATCATAAATGCGACGCCTGGGGTGCTTTCGGATGTGCCTGTTCATAGAAGGAGAATAGTTCTGGAGGAGCTGGATGCGTTCATTGTTCACGGAGGAACGGCTATACTTGCGCTGTTCAGGAACGCTCCTTATGCTATCGGGAAACTTGATGACCGGAATATGCACAGATGGGCATCCATAGCCTCCGAGATTTCAAAAAGAGATACAGAAGCTTCTGTATCTTTTATGAACTGGAGTCCTGAGATACTCAGTTACCTGGAAATGGACGAGATCGAGGATTGGGTGAACAAAGGAATAGATACACTCTCTGACAAGCATGCTTTTCGTGCATATGTTTACGGCAGTTTTAAGGGCATGGGAAGGAATTCAGATCATCTCGGCTGGGATGAAAGATCCCTTTTACTGGATACAGGAGCCAAACTTGCGCTAGTAAATCCTGAATGTCTGGAAAAATACTTTGAAAACGCTCCTGATGCCTTTAAAATGCTTGAAAAGGAAAACTTCGGGGAATGGGTAAGCATAGGGATTGCAATCTCAGAGCAGAGTTCAACCTATGGATCCAGTTATTTCAAAAATTCGGTTTCATCCCTGAGAATAATAGCTCCTTCGTATCATGGTGATATTTTCAGGACTTCACGCAACCTGCTTGAAAAGGACTGGCTCCTAGCGGGGGCTTTTTTTGATAATCTCCCCCAGGTGATTGAAAAGATCGGAGTTGAGGATATAAGGAGATGGGCAGGCACAGGGATCAGGGTATATGAACACACTCAAAAACTGGCTGTGGACTACTTCTCCCATTCCCCCATGCTCATGAAGGATCTCGGTGTCTGCGAACTGGAAGAATGGGCCCTTAACGGAATCAAGATAATGGATGATAATCCACTCCTTGGAAGGCCGTATTTTTCTCTGAGGTCTAAAAGCTCAAGAGATTTCATAGAAGAACTGACAGGTTCTGTAGCTCTTCAAAAAGTAGCCGCCATCCTTCGATACTATGCACTCGGGCTCTCTGGGGTCAACTTCAGCATCCTTTCACGTAAGGTCCTGCAACTTGAAGAGGATGCGGATACTATCAACCCGGTTGTAGCAGGCCGGACTATCTACCTCGCTCCGCGGATTAAGAAATATCGTGGCTTTGATGATAACTTCAGGATATATAAGCTAAGCGTCATGCACGAAGTGGGTCATGTTCAGTTCAGCTCCATGGAGATCCCTTCCCGGGAATCATCGGGACTCATTGAAGCTATCATGGAAAAATACGGCCGGGAGAAAGATGGTACCTATATGGACCAGGTACATCTGGAGAAGGTCCGGGACTCCTCGGACACTGTAGACATATCGGACATCGTTGCTCTTTTTCCCAATGAACCTCTGGCGGCAAGCATACTAGGGGTGCTGGAGGATGCAAGGGTCGAGTACATGATCATGGATTCCTATAGAGGTGTCCGTTCAGACCTTGAAAACATCAGGCACCAGATGCTTATGGAAAGACCGGTGCCGGAGGATGGACTTGAGAAGTTCATGGAGGCACTGCTCTGGCTCTCAACAGGTCATGAACCTGCTTTTGCTCTTACAGGAACTACGGCAGAGATGACGGAGAATGTGCGGAATTCCCTGGATAAAAATATCTTAAGGCAAGATTCATCGATACTTGACTGTCTGGAAGTCACCTTTGACATATATAAAATTCTTGACAACCAGTTTGGACCTCTTGGAGCAAGAGAGTATGAGATCCTGAAGAACATAGAGTACAGGGGTATGGGCCTCGGAGCTTATGGCAATAAAGAACCGCTTTCCAGCAGGGCATATGAGAATGTGATCAAGAGGTTTATCCCTGAAAGTGAGACAGACCTGACTGCAGAGAAGGAACGACCAAAAGAAGAAAAGGTCAAGAGCAAATCCAGCTATGCTAAAGACAAAGACTGGAAGATACTTGGAAGTTACAGGTACGATGAGTGGGACACTTCCATCAGTGATTATAAAACTGACTGGTGCACCGTTAAAGAGGTAGAGCCCGTGGGCGTGTCTGCAGACTATTACAGGGATGCTTCCGAGCGTTACAGGAACGAGATAGCCCTTATAAAGCGCGTGTTCAGCAGGATGAGACCTGAGGCATTTCACAGGATGCGCAAACAGGTCGATGGTACGGAAATCGATATTGATGCATTTCTAGAAGCACTGATCGACAAAAAGGGCGGTATTAACCCGGAGGACAGGTTGTATATCAGGTGGGACAAGCACGAAAGGGATGTAGCTACCCTTTTCTTGGTGGATGTCAGCGCTTCCACTCGCAAGGTACTGGGTATGGACGGCAGAAGCATCGTGGATGTGGAAAAGGACGCACTAATTGTGATGATACAGGCACTTGAGAGCATAGGGGACAAATACGCAATATACGCTTTCTCAGGCAATACCCGAGAAGATGTAGAATATTTTGTCATTAAGGAATTCGAAGAGGAACTCTCAGGAGATGTGGCACGCAGGATAAGCCTTCTGGAACCTGTAGCCAATACCAGGCTGGGGCCTGCCATCAGGCATTCCATCACGAAGCTTGAACAGGTCAACGCAAGGACAAAAATAATGATGCTGCTCTCTGACGGGGAGCCCTATGACACATGTACTGGGGAAGGCGCTTATCAGGGTCAGCTTGCAGAAGAGGACACAAGGATCGCTATCCAGGAAGTAAGGTCCAG